GGAATGAGCCTCTTGCTTATTATTGTAGCTGAGGCTTAACTGATAAATCCCAGGAGGCATTTCATTCAAATAGAACCCGTATGCTTTTCCAGTGAATACCACATCGTTTGTAAAAACCGTTCTTCCAAATAGGTCTAAAATTTCAATGGAAACTTGTTGATTCTCAGCTTTGAATAGATCGTCACTTTCGATGACTATTCTTCCCGAAGTTGGGTTTGGGTAAACGGTTACCTTTTCTAATTCATCATTACTGAAGTTGCCGGACTTCTGCTCAATGTCTGTATTCCCGTCCATACCCAGCATCACCCATGCGCTCAATACATTGGG
The DNA window shown above is from Flavobacteriales bacterium and carries:
- a CDS encoding T9SS type A sorting domain-containing protein; this translates as PNVLSAWVMLGMDGNTDIEQKSGNFSNDELEKVTVYPNPTSGRIVIESDDLFKAENQQVSIEILDLFGRTVFTNDVVFTGKAYGFYLNEMPPGIYQLSLSYNNKQEAHSLVVKP